A genome region from Solirubrobacter pauli includes the following:
- a CDS encoding molybdopterin-dependent oxidoreductase yields the protein MGTSFGRGAATNYQQDFQNADCIWIQGSGLMEAHPVGSRWAMKARERGATLIHVDPHFSRTSAVSNMHVPIRAGSDIAFLGGLIRHIIETKSYFEEYVVNYTNAPHLVREDFKDTEDLEGLFSGFDPEKGTYDRTTWLFEGMEPPGKTSSAEVQSTQAFTDRTQAGETLEQVPNDPTLQHPRCVFQVLRRHYSRYTPEMVSKVCGIPEDQFLKVAETLIANSGRERTTMLAYAVGWTQHTAGVQMIRAGSIVQLLLGNIGRPGGGIMAMRGHASIQGSSDIPTLYDLLPGYLPMPRATEHDQTLAEYVEAGGKKSGWWSHFDEYIISLLKAWFGDAATAENDYGFGHLPKLTGNHSHYVTTLRALDGGLDGLFVMGQNPAVGSQHAGLQRRALAKMKWLVVRDLADLETASFWKDSPEIRSGEMKPEDIQTEVFLMPAAGHVEKEGHFTNTQRLLQWRDKALDPPGDARSELHFTYHLGKRIKAHYADSERARDWPIRNLTWDYAEHGVHDEPNAEDVLREINGYDLTTGKLLNGFGEMRNDGTTSSGCWIYSGCFADNVNQPRRRNPGDLDAPGGSVSPEWGWAWPANRRILYNRASADPSGKPWSERKKLVWWDEEQGKWAGYDVPDFPPDKRPDYEPNPDAEGMEAIPGSAPFMMMPDGRGALFSPSGPLDAPIPTHYEPLESPVPNELYPKLGANPLGITWVRPENPLVEENDDRYPLVASTFRLTEHHTAGPMSRNLPWLAELQPEMFAEIDPVLARERGIVDGEWMVIETPRAEIEARAKVTNRVQPLRMGERTIHQVCLPWHWGTFKTNPQGVTGDTVNDLIAISGDPNTTIHESKAFRCNVRAGRRQGESTERLADVETHEDPDSHQRPDFASKTPHSVLGDEEQA from the coding sequence CTGGGGACCTCGTTCGGCCGCGGCGCGGCAACCAACTACCAGCAGGACTTCCAGAACGCCGACTGCATCTGGATCCAGGGGTCTGGGCTCATGGAGGCCCATCCGGTCGGGTCCCGCTGGGCCATGAAGGCGCGTGAGCGTGGCGCCACGCTGATCCACGTCGACCCGCACTTCAGCCGGACGAGCGCCGTGTCGAACATGCACGTCCCGATCCGCGCCGGGTCCGACATCGCGTTCCTGGGCGGCCTGATCCGCCACATCATCGAGACCAAGTCGTACTTCGAGGAGTACGTCGTCAACTACACGAACGCGCCGCACCTCGTGCGCGAGGACTTCAAGGACACGGAGGATCTCGAGGGCCTGTTCTCGGGCTTCGACCCCGAGAAGGGCACCTACGACCGCACCACGTGGTTGTTCGAGGGCATGGAGCCTCCGGGCAAGACCTCGAGCGCCGAGGTCCAGTCCACGCAGGCGTTCACCGACCGCACGCAGGCGGGCGAGACGCTCGAGCAGGTGCCCAACGACCCGACGCTCCAGCATCCGCGCTGCGTGTTCCAGGTGCTACGCCGCCACTACTCGCGCTACACGCCCGAGATGGTGTCGAAGGTCTGCGGCATCCCGGAGGACCAGTTCCTGAAGGTGGCCGAGACGCTGATCGCCAACTCGGGTCGCGAGCGGACGACGATGCTCGCCTACGCCGTGGGCTGGACCCAGCACACCGCCGGCGTCCAGATGATCCGCGCGGGGTCGATCGTGCAGCTGCTGCTCGGCAACATCGGGCGCCCGGGCGGCGGGATCATGGCCATGCGCGGCCACGCGTCGATCCAGGGCTCCAGCGACATCCCCACCCTGTACGACCTGCTGCCGGGCTACCTCCCGATGCCGCGCGCCACCGAGCACGACCAGACGCTCGCCGAGTACGTGGAGGCGGGCGGCAAGAAGAGCGGCTGGTGGTCGCACTTCGACGAGTACATCATCAGCCTCCTGAAGGCCTGGTTCGGCGACGCCGCGACCGCGGAGAACGACTACGGGTTCGGCCACCTGCCCAAGCTCACCGGCAACCACTCCCACTACGTGACGACGTTGCGGGCGCTGGACGGCGGGCTGGACGGCCTGTTCGTGATGGGCCAGAACCCGGCCGTCGGCTCCCAGCACGCGGGCCTGCAGCGAAGGGCGCTGGCCAAGATGAAGTGGCTGGTGGTCCGCGACCTCGCCGACCTGGAGACCGCCTCGTTCTGGAAGGACTCGCCGGAGATCCGCTCGGGGGAGATGAAGCCCGAGGACATCCAGACCGAGGTCTTCCTGATGCCCGCGGCCGGCCACGTGGAGAAGGAAGGGCACTTCACGAACACGCAGCGGCTGCTGCAGTGGCGCGACAAGGCGCTGGACCCGCCGGGCGACGCCCGCTCGGAGCTGCACTTCACCTACCACCTCGGCAAGCGCATCAAGGCGCACTACGCCGACTCCGAGCGCGCCCGCGACTGGCCGATCCGCAACCTCACCTGGGACTACGCCGAGCACGGCGTGCACGACGAGCCCAACGCCGAGGACGTGCTGCGCGAGATCAACGGCTACGACCTCACGACGGGCAAGCTGCTCAACGGGTTCGGCGAGATGCGCAACGACGGCACGACGTCGAGCGGCTGCTGGATCTACTCCGGCTGCTTCGCCGACAACGTCAACCAGCCGCGCCGGCGCAACCCGGGCGACCTGGACGCGCCCGGCGGCTCGGTCTCACCCGAGTGGGGCTGGGCGTGGCCGGCGAACCGCCGCATCCTCTACAACCGCGCGTCTGCCGACCCGTCCGGGAAGCCGTGGTCCGAGCGCAAGAAGCTCGTGTGGTGGGACGAGGAGCAGGGCAAGTGGGCCGGCTACGACGTGCCCGACTTCCCACCCGACAAGCGACCGGACTACGAGCCGAACCCGGACGCGGAGGGCATGGAAGCGATCCCCGGCAGCGCGCCGTTCATGATGATGCCGGACGGCCGCGGCGCGCTGTTCTCGCCCAGCGGCCCGTTGGACGCGCCGATCCCGACGCACTACGAGCCGCTCGAGTCACCGGTGCCCAACGAGCTCTATCCCAAGCTGGGGGCGAACCCGCTCGGCATCACGTGGGTGCGTCCCGAGAACCCGCTGGTCGAGGAGAACGACGACCGCTACCCGCTCGTCGCCTCGACGTTCCGGCTCACCGAGCACCACACGGCCGGGCCGATGAGCCGCAACCTGCCGTGGCTGGCCGAGCTGCAACCCGAGATGTTCGCCGAGATCGATCCGGTGCTCGCGCGCGAGCGCGGCATCGTCGACGGCGAGTGGATGGTGATCGAGACGCCGCGCGCGGAGATCGAGGCGCGGGCCAAGGTCACCAACCGCGTGCAGCCGCTGCGCATGGGGGAGCGGACCATCCACCAGGTCTGCCTGCCGTGGCACTGGGGCACGTTCAAGACCAACCCGCAGGGGGTCACGGGCGACACGGTCAACGACTTGATCGCCATCTCCGGCGACCCGAACACGACGATCCACGAGTCCAAGGCCTTCCGCTGCAACGTGCGGGCCGGTCGCCGCCAGGGCGAGAGCACCGAGCGGCTCGCGGACGTCGAGACCCACGAGGACCCGGACAGCCACCAGCGGCCGGACTTCGCGAGCAAGACCCCCCACAGCGTGCTGGGCGACGAGGAGCAGGCCTGA
- a CDS encoding 4Fe-4S dicluster domain-containing protein has product MEVAIQRPEAQRMGFFTDTTVCIGCKACEVACKQWNDLPADELQPSQSYDATRSLSASTWRHVRFVETLTLLEPEPEPTLNFVEAALGATLDRWVFMSDVCKHCTNAGCLDACPTGALIRTEFDTVIVQPDVCNGCGYCVPSCPFGVIDRDPYDGRAAKCTLCYDRLEDGLEPACAKACPTDSIQFGPYDELVERAEARVATLQERGLEGAYLYGAGEGIEPLAGGLGAFFLLTEPPERYGLPAHADSPSQQNGPIATAAGLGAAVAAIGVALGSFAAAYRRKR; this is encoded by the coding sequence ATGGAAGTCGCCATCCAGCGACCCGAGGCCCAGCGCATGGGCTTCTTCACGGACACGACGGTGTGCATCGGCTGCAAGGCGTGCGAGGTCGCGTGCAAGCAGTGGAACGACCTGCCCGCGGACGAGCTGCAGCCGTCGCAGTCCTACGACGCGACGCGCTCGCTGTCGGCCTCGACGTGGCGGCACGTGCGCTTCGTCGAGACGCTGACGTTGCTCGAGCCCGAGCCCGAGCCGACGCTGAACTTCGTCGAGGCCGCGCTGGGGGCGACGCTGGACCGCTGGGTGTTCATGTCCGACGTGTGCAAGCACTGCACCAACGCCGGCTGCCTGGACGCGTGCCCGACGGGCGCGCTGATCCGCACGGAGTTCGACACCGTGATCGTCCAGCCCGACGTGTGCAACGGCTGTGGCTACTGCGTGCCGTCGTGCCCGTTCGGCGTGATCGACCGCGACCCGTACGACGGGCGCGCCGCCAAGTGCACGCTCTGCTACGACCGGCTCGAGGACGGGCTGGAGCCCGCGTGCGCGAAGGCGTGCCCGACCGACTCGATCCAGTTCGGCCCGTACGACGAGCTGGTCGAGCGCGCGGAGGCGCGCGTGGCCACGCTGCAGGAGCGCGGGCTGGAGGGGGCGTACCTGTACGGCGCCGGGGAGGGCATCGAGCCGCTCGCCGGGGGCCTCGGGGCGTTCTTCCTGCTCACCGAGCCACCCGAGCGCTACGGCCTCCCCGCCCACGCGGACTCGCCGAGCCAGCAGAACGGACCGATCGCCACCGCGGCGGGCCTGGGCGCGGCGGTCGCGGCGATCGGCGTCGCCCTCGGCAGCTTCGCCGCCGCCTACCGGAGGAAGCGTTGA
- the nrfD gene encoding NrfD/PsrC family molybdoenzyme membrane anchor subunit encodes MSQKKGPPPEEVMRREQAGRTPEGRVTTPAVGTRGQAGVWQRAGEKVALAKEHFGDSRWSFLYDKDTDYASAENGAGRAKAVKAAHDARASEELPVPVQGPMIHAAVWTWEVPVYFFVGGMASGSAFVSVACDAVGDHDAAALARKVALAAVIPGAPLLIADLGRPARFLNMLRIFKTRSPMSMGAWCLVAFSTSAAGAVAADVLGFKRLARVGGGGTALFGTYLGSYTGVLLAATATPLWARSRTLLAPIFITTALASGAGANRLFHRHGPARDALGHIELIAMGSKLVLSAINDRSLGELAEPLEEHRIYKVSNWAARIAVALRLLRRGGDLPSLLVMLSALCTRIAWVEAGVHQAKHDDTAVAKMARRPWNKPRRA; translated from the coding sequence TTGAGCCAGAAGAAGGGGCCGCCACCCGAGGAGGTGATGCGCCGCGAGCAGGCGGGGCGCACGCCCGAAGGGCGCGTGACGACGCCTGCCGTCGGCACCCGCGGGCAGGCCGGCGTGTGGCAGCGCGCGGGCGAGAAGGTCGCGCTCGCCAAGGAGCACTTCGGCGACTCGCGCTGGTCGTTCCTCTACGACAAGGACACGGACTACGCGTCGGCGGAGAACGGCGCCGGGCGCGCGAAGGCGGTCAAGGCCGCGCACGACGCGCGCGCCTCCGAGGAGCTGCCCGTGCCCGTCCAGGGGCCGATGATCCACGCCGCCGTGTGGACGTGGGAGGTGCCGGTCTACTTCTTCGTCGGCGGGATGGCGAGCGGCTCGGCCTTCGTCTCGGTCGCGTGCGACGCGGTCGGCGACCACGACGCCGCCGCGCTCGCCCGCAAGGTCGCGCTCGCCGCCGTCATCCCGGGCGCGCCGCTGCTGATCGCCGACCTCGGCCGCCCGGCGCGCTTCCTGAACATGCTGCGGATCTTCAAGACGCGCTCGCCGATGTCGATGGGGGCCTGGTGCCTCGTCGCGTTCTCGACGAGCGCCGCGGGCGCGGTCGCCGCGGACGTGCTCGGCTTCAAGCGGCTCGCGCGCGTGGGTGGAGGCGGGACGGCGCTGTTCGGCACCTACCTCGGCTCGTACACCGGCGTCCTGCTGGCCGCGACCGCCACGCCGCTGTGGGCCCGCTCGCGCACGCTGCTCGCGCCGATCTTCATCACCACCGCCCTGGCCTCCGGCGCCGGCGCGAACCGCCTCTTCCACCGCCACGGCCCGGCCCGCGACGCGCTCGGCCACATCGAGCTGATCGCGATGGGCTCCAAGCTCGTGCTGTCGGCGATCAACGACCGCTCGCTGGGCGAGCTCGCGGAGCCGCTCGAGGAGCACCGGATCTACAAGGTCTCCAACTGGGCGGCCCGGATCGCGGTCGCCCTGCGCCTGCTCCGTCGCGGCGGCGACCTCCCGAGCCTGCTCGTGATGCTGTCCGCGCTCTGCACCCGCATCGCCTGGGTCGAGGCGGGCGTGCACCAGGCCAAGCACGACGACACCGCGGTGGCCAAGATGGCCCGCCGCCCGTGGAACAAGCCGCGCCGGGCTTAA
- a CDS encoding AMP-binding protein, which produces MKALRDLLLQHRDDYEAARAAFAWPELDEFNWALDWFDPFARGNAAPGLLVVEGDGSSEVLSFDDLARRSDGRAAWLRSIGVARGDRIVLMLGNQVELWESMLAAIKLGAVIIPATTLLAEADLRDRIERGRAKHVIVRAADTGKWDGVAGDYTRIAVGGDVDGWRSYGSADGFVAEGVTRASDTLLLYFTSGTTAKPKLVEHTHASYPVGHLSTMYWLGLQPGDVHLNLSSPGWAKHAWSNVFAPWLAGATVAIFNYERFDAAALLRVIAKHDVSTFCAPPTVWRMLIQADLGSRPAALREVVGAGEPLNPEVIEQVQRRWGLTLRDGYGQTETTAMIGNTPGQPLKPGSMGRPLPGYDIVLVEGEICLPLDNRPLGLMVGYRDDDERTSEAMRDGYYHTGDVATQDEDGYITYVGRTDDVFKASDYRISPFELESVLIEHEAVAEAAVVPFPDPVRLAVPKAYVVLAAGHEPTRETALAIMRHCREHLAPYKRVRRIEFAELPKTISGKIRRVELRERAEGGWSEADFPELRA; this is translated from the coding sequence ATGAAGGCGCTGCGGGACCTGCTGCTTCAGCATCGGGACGACTACGAAGCCGCTCGGGCCGCGTTCGCGTGGCCCGAGCTGGACGAGTTCAACTGGGCGCTCGACTGGTTCGACCCGTTCGCACGGGGGAACGCGGCGCCCGGGCTGCTGGTGGTGGAAGGCGACGGGTCGTCGGAGGTCCTGAGCTTCGACGACCTGGCGCGGCGGTCCGACGGACGCGCCGCCTGGCTGCGCTCGATCGGCGTGGCCCGCGGCGACCGGATCGTGCTGATGCTCGGCAACCAGGTCGAGCTCTGGGAGTCGATGCTCGCGGCGATCAAGCTCGGCGCGGTCATCATCCCGGCCACCACCCTGCTGGCCGAGGCGGACCTGCGGGACCGGATCGAGCGCGGCCGGGCCAAGCACGTGATCGTGCGCGCGGCCGACACCGGCAAGTGGGACGGCGTCGCCGGCGACTACACGCGGATCGCCGTGGGGGGCGACGTCGACGGGTGGCGCTCGTACGGCTCCGCGGACGGATTCGTCGCCGAGGGCGTGACGCGCGCGTCCGACACGCTGCTGCTGTACTTCACGAGCGGCACGACGGCCAAGCCGAAGCTCGTCGAGCACACGCACGCGTCGTATCCGGTCGGCCACCTGTCGACGATGTACTGGCTCGGGTTGCAGCCGGGCGACGTGCACCTGAACCTCTCGTCGCCGGGCTGGGCCAAGCACGCGTGGAGCAACGTCTTCGCGCCGTGGCTCGCGGGCGCGACCGTGGCGATCTTCAACTACGAGCGCTTCGACGCCGCCGCGCTGCTGCGCGTGATCGCCAAGCACGACGTGAGCACGTTCTGCGCCCCGCCGACGGTCTGGCGCATGCTGATCCAGGCCGATCTGGGCTCCAGGCCGGCGGCGCTGCGCGAGGTGGTCGGCGCGGGCGAGCCGCTGAACCCCGAGGTCATCGAGCAGGTCCAGCGCCGCTGGGGCCTCACGCTCCGCGACGGCTACGGCCAGACCGAGACGACGGCGATGATCGGCAACACGCCCGGCCAGCCGCTCAAGCCCGGCTCGATGGGTCGGCCGCTACCCGGCTACGACATCGTCCTCGTGGAGGGCGAGATCTGCCTGCCACTCGACAACCGCCCGCTCGGCCTGATGGTCGGCTACCGCGACGACGACGAGCGCACCTCCGAGGCGATGCGCGACGGCTACTACCACACCGGTGACGTCGCCACCCAGGACGAGGACGGCTACATCACCTACGTCGGCCGCACCGACGACGTCTTCAAGGCGAGCGACTACCGCATCTCGCCCTTCGAGCTCGAGTCGGTGCTGATCGAGCACGAGGCGGTCGCCGAGGCGGCGGTCGTGCCGTTCCCGGACCCGGTGCGCCTCGCCGTGCCGAAGGCGTACGTCGTGCTGGCCGCCGGCCACGAGCCGACGCGGGAGACCGCCCTGGCGATCATGCGCCACTGCCGCGAGCACCTCGCGCCGTACAAGCGCGTCCGCCGGATCGAGTTCGCCGAGCTGCCCAAGACGATCTCCGGCAAGATCCGCCGCGTCGAGCTGCGCGAACGCGCCGAGGGCGGCTGGTCGGAGGCCGACTTCCCGGAGCTCCGAGCTTAA
- a CDS encoding ABC transporter substrate-binding protein, with protein MGKWLMVCAASLALGFAACGDDGGETTGGASAGGGGGGGGEQPYIAIVSKGFQHQFWQAVKQGAEDEAKAKGAKITFEGPPTEQDIEQQVTMLTNAIQKKPAAIGFAALDSKASAPLMEQAKSANIPVIAFDSGVESDVPVTTAATDNKAAAAEAAKHMSELIGGKGKVALVVHDQTSRTGIERRDGFVEWMKANAPDVELLPVQYGAGDQAKSADIAKSIIQANPDLKGFYGANEGSAIGVVKGVEESGKKGITIVGFDSGKAQMDAIRSGVMAGAITQNPVGMGKQLVDSALAAINGEQQPKVIDTGFYWYDKTNIDDPKIAAVLYE; from the coding sequence ATGGGCAAGTGGCTGATGGTGTGCGCGGCGAGCCTCGCGTTGGGCTTCGCGGCGTGCGGTGACGACGGTGGGGAGACGACCGGCGGCGCGTCCGCGGGCGGCGGTGGTGGTGGAGGCGGTGAGCAGCCGTACATCGCCATCGTGTCGAAGGGCTTCCAGCACCAGTTCTGGCAGGCGGTCAAGCAGGGCGCCGAGGACGAGGCGAAGGCCAAGGGCGCGAAGATCACGTTCGAGGGCCCGCCGACCGAGCAGGACATCGAGCAGCAGGTCACGATGCTCACCAACGCGATCCAGAAGAAGCCGGCCGCGATCGGCTTCGCCGCGCTGGACTCGAAGGCGAGCGCGCCGCTGATGGAGCAGGCCAAGTCGGCGAACATCCCGGTGATCGCGTTCGACTCCGGCGTGGAGTCCGACGTGCCGGTGACGACCGCCGCGACGGACAACAAGGCCGCGGCCGCCGAGGCCGCCAAGCACATGTCCGAGCTGATCGGCGGCAAGGGCAAGGTCGCCCTCGTGGTGCACGACCAGACGTCGCGCACGGGCATCGAGCGCCGTGACGGCTTCGTCGAGTGGATGAAGGCCAACGCGCCGGACGTCGAGCTGCTGCCGGTGCAGTACGGCGCGGGCGACCAGGCCAAGTCGGCTGACATCGCGAAGTCGATCATCCAGGCCAACCCCGACCTCAAGGGCTTCTACGGCGCGAACGAGGGCTCGGCCATCGGCGTCGTCAAGGGCGTCGAGGAGAGCGGCAAGAAGGGCATCACGATCGTCGGCTTCGACTCCGGCAAGGCGCAGATGGACGCGATCCGCAGCGGCGTGATGGCCGGCGCGATCACGCAGAACCCGGTCGGCATGGGCAAGCAGCTGGTCGACAGCGCGCTGGCCGCGATCAACGGCGAGCAGCAGCCGAAGGTGATCGACACGGGCTTCTACTGGTACGACAAGACGAACATCGACGACCCGAAGATCGCCGCCGTCCTGTACGAGTAG
- a CDS encoding ABC transporter permease, protein MSAVRDRLQQFLAFGSLIAIFLFFSIASSSFLNYSNVTSILFSTVVIGLLALGTTFVIITSGIDLSIGTGMTLCAVMSGVLIVNTGLPVWLGVLGTILFGGLIGFVNGFNVSFLGIPPFIATLAMMLVAQGLALVISDSTPIYFNDEPGYIAISTGHLLGVDFPNAVLVLAVATVIAAVVLNRTILGRYTYSIGSNEEATALSGISVRKWKLAIYTLAGLFTGLAGVMISARLASAQPGTGIGYELQAIAAVVIGGTSLAGGKGSIVGTLIGALIISVLNNGLQIMSIPQEWQNVILGAVILVAVYADMARKRSSTV, encoded by the coding sequence GTGAGCGCGGTCCGCGACCGGCTGCAGCAGTTCCTCGCGTTCGGGTCGCTGATCGCGATCTTCCTGTTCTTCTCGATCGCGAGCTCGAGCTTCCTGAACTACTCGAACGTCACGTCGATCCTGTTCTCGACGGTCGTGATCGGCCTGCTCGCGCTCGGCACCACGTTCGTGATCATCACGAGCGGGATCGACCTGTCGATCGGCACCGGGATGACGCTGTGCGCGGTCATGTCCGGCGTGCTGATCGTCAACACCGGGCTGCCCGTGTGGCTGGGCGTGCTGGGCACGATCCTGTTCGGGGGCCTGATCGGCTTCGTGAACGGGTTCAACGTCTCGTTCCTCGGCATCCCGCCGTTCATCGCGACGCTGGCGATGATGCTCGTGGCGCAAGGGCTCGCGCTCGTCATCTCCGACAGCACGCCGATCTACTTCAACGACGAGCCCGGCTACATCGCGATCTCGACCGGCCACCTGCTCGGGGTCGACTTCCCGAACGCCGTGCTCGTGCTCGCGGTGGCCACGGTGATCGCCGCCGTGGTGCTCAACCGGACGATCCTCGGGCGCTACACGTACTCGATCGGCTCCAACGAGGAGGCGACCGCGCTGTCGGGGATCAGCGTGCGCAAGTGGAAGCTGGCCATCTACACGCTGGCCGGGCTCTTCACCGGGCTCGCCGGCGTGATGATCTCCGCGCGGCTGGCGTCCGCGCAGCCCGGCACGGGCATCGGCTACGAGCTGCAGGCCATCGCCGCCGTGGTGATCGGCGGCACCTCGTTGGCCGGCGGCAAGGGCTCGATCGTCGGCACGCTGATCGGCGCGCTGATCATCTCCGTCCTCAACAACGGCCTGCAGATCATGTCGATCCCCCAGGAGTGGCAGAACGTGATCCTTGGGGCCGTGATCCTCGTCGCCGTCTACGCCGACATGGCGCGCAAGCGCAGCAGCACTGTGTGA
- a CDS encoding sugar ABC transporter ATP-binding protein yields MNLLEVKGVSKAFPGVKALEDMHLDVRAGEVLGLVGENGAGKSTLMKLLSGIYEVDAGVFTFAGERYEPTSAKHALELGISIIHQEFNLMPDLTVAQNLFIGREGGFFTSERALNARAQALIERLHLPLEPKQLVGDLTVAKQQMVEIGKALSYDARLLIMDEPTAALNDAEVEVLHDLIRRFVTPGTGVIYISHRMDELRRIADRITVIRDGRYVGTRETAETTMRDVIAMMVGRELDMDAQPVGVREDREVVLSVEGLSTKDLLRDVSFELRKGEILGFAGLMGAGRTEVARAVVGADRTDGGTIRLHGREVKIANPADAARHRIGYLSEDRKRYGLLLEQEVGANVGLSALAERFQSWGFVKDKAMRATAREYVDTLRIKTPSVKQTAKNLSGGNQQKVVIAKWLVKDCDILIFDEPTRGIDVGAKEEIYRLLNQLAESGKSIVMISSELPEILRMSHRIVVMSEGRVTGTLDASDATQEQVMHLATQRRVAA; encoded by the coding sequence ATGAACCTGCTCGAGGTCAAGGGCGTCAGCAAGGCGTTCCCGGGCGTGAAGGCGCTCGAGGACATGCACCTCGACGTACGCGCGGGCGAGGTGCTCGGCCTCGTGGGCGAGAACGGCGCGGGCAAGTCGACGCTGATGAAGCTGCTGTCGGGGATCTACGAGGTCGACGCGGGCGTGTTCACGTTCGCGGGCGAGCGCTACGAGCCGACATCGGCCAAGCACGCGCTCGAGCTCGGCATCAGCATCATCCACCAGGAGTTCAACCTGATGCCCGACCTCACGGTCGCGCAGAACCTGTTCATCGGGCGCGAGGGTGGGTTCTTCACGAGCGAGCGGGCGCTCAACGCGCGGGCGCAGGCGCTGATCGAGCGCCTGCACCTGCCGCTCGAGCCCAAGCAGCTCGTCGGCGACCTCACGGTGGCCAAGCAGCAGATGGTGGAGATCGGCAAGGCGCTGTCCTACGACGCGCGGCTGCTGATCATGGACGAGCCGACCGCGGCGCTCAACGACGCCGAGGTCGAGGTGCTGCACGACCTCATCCGCCGGTTCGTCACGCCCGGCACCGGCGTGATCTACATCTCGCACCGCATGGACGAGCTGCGCCGGATCGCCGACCGCATCACGGTCATCCGCGACGGCCGTTACGTCGGCACGCGCGAGACCGCCGAGACGACCATGCGGGACGTCATCGCGATGATGGTCGGTCGCGAGCTCGACATGGACGCCCAGCCGGTCGGCGTGCGCGAGGACCGCGAGGTCGTGCTGTCGGTCGAAGGGCTCAGCACCAAGGACCTGCTGCGGGACGTCAGCTTCGAGCTGCGCAAGGGCGAGATCCTCGGCTTCGCCGGCCTGATGGGCGCCGGGCGGACGGAGGTCGCGCGCGCGGTCGTCGGTGCCGACCGGACCGACGGCGGCACGATCCGGCTGCACGGGCGCGAGGTCAAGATCGCCAACCCGGCGGACGCGGCGCGCCACCGGATCGGCTACCTGTCCGAGGACCGCAAGCGCTACGGGCTCCTGCTCGAGCAGGAGGTCGGCGCCAACGTCGGCCTCAGCGCGCTGGCCGAGCGCTTCCAGTCCTGGGGCTTCGTCAAGGACAAGGCGATGCGCGCGACCGCCCGCGAGTACGTGGACACGCTGCGCATCAAGACGCCGTCGGTCAAGCAGACGGCCAAGAACCTCTCCGGTGGCAACCAGCAGAAGGTGGTGATCGCGAAATGGCTCGTGAAGGACTGCGACATCCTGATCTTCGACGAGCCGACGCGGGGGATCGACGTGGGCGCCAAGGAGGAGATCTACCGGCTGCTGAACCAGCTGGCGGAGAGCGGCAAGTCGATCGTGATGATCTCGTCGGAGCTGCCGGAGATCCTGCGGATGTCGCATCGGATCGTGGTCATGAGCGAGGGCCGCGTGACGGGAACGCTGGACGCTTCGGACGCGACGCAGGAGCAGGTCATGCACCTCGCGACTCAGCGACGGGTCGCGGCGTGA
- a CDS encoding aldo/keto reductase → MRPLGRGGLEVGPLAFGSAPIGNLGRVVPDDEWPGAPAAALEHGVRYFDTAPHYGLGLAEQRLGASLPRDCVISTKVGRVLVPGPGDGMDDEGYVVPTTRVRVRDYSRDGVLRSLEASLERLGRDRVDILFVHDPDEHHREALEGAFPALEELRSQGVISSYGAGMNQSEMLADFVRETDLDVLMLAGRYTLLEQGALDDLLPECERRGVSVVAAGVFNSGLLARARPREDVTYNYEPAPPEILARVHRIADVLERHGTTLPVAAAQFALAHPAVATVCLGARNRAQVERNAALFDTPVPAAAWEELVAEGLLRETAPVPA, encoded by the coding sequence ATGCGACCGCTGGGTCGCGGAGGTCTGGAGGTCGGACCGCTCGCCTTCGGGTCGGCGCCGATCGGCAACCTCGGCCGCGTCGTCCCCGACGACGAGTGGCCGGGCGCGCCGGCGGCGGCGCTCGAGCACGGCGTGCGCTACTTCGACACCGCGCCGCACTACGGGCTCGGGCTCGCCGAGCAGCGGCTCGGCGCCTCCCTCCCGCGCGACTGCGTCATCTCCACGAAGGTCGGGCGCGTCCTCGTCCCCGGTCCCGGCGACGGCATGGACGACGAGGGCTACGTCGTCCCGACCACCCGGGTGCGCGTGCGCGACTACAGCCGCGACGGCGTGCTGCGCTCGCTCGAGGCGAGCCTGGAGCGCCTCGGCCGCGACCGCGTCGACATCCTCTTCGTCCACGATCCCGACGAGCACCACCGCGAGGCGCTCGAGGGCGCGTTCCCCGCGCTCGAGGAGCTCAGGTCACAGGGCGTGATCTCCTCATACGGTGCCGGCATGAACCAGAGCGAGATGCTCGCGGACTTCGTGCGCGAGACCGACCTCGACGTGCTGATGCTGGCCGGCCGGTACACGCTGCTCGAGCAGGGCGCGCTCGACGACCTACTGCCCGAGTGCGAGCGCCGCGGCGTGTCCGTGGTCGCCGCGGGCGTCTTCAACTCCGGGCTTCTCGCGCGCGCACGCCCGCGTGAGGACGTGACCTACAACTACGAGCCGGCGCCGCCGGAGATCCTCGCGCGCGTGCACCGGATCGCCGACGTGCTCGAGCGCCACGGCACGACGCTGCCGGTCGCGGCCGCGCAGTTCGCGCTCGCCCACCCGGCCGTCGCGACGGTCTGCCTCGGGGCGCGCAACCGCGCGCAGGTGGAGCGCAACGCCGCGCTCTTCGACACGCCCGTGCCCGCCGCCGCGTGGGAGGAGCTCGTCGCCGAGGGCCTGCTGCGCGAGACCGCGCCGGTGCCGGCATGA